In bacterium, a single genomic region encodes these proteins:
- a CDS encoding sugar transferase, translated as MLFFVQVLQPAVAAARQNWRVMSPRKLAFFDGLLLNVLFLAIHFFVTGTLRLPTVYFKLLLLLNSAWLFFSLLEHKFSLRHIHSFAELAFKLVQITLLMLLAVSLLLTIQDARDFNRLYILGTFAGLLLGELFIVGLNYPRVYAGMLQAAEQAPARMRYPYSIPLIFLDLLLFILLFLFVYFFKYSTFELELRHWQLFGIMTGMWVLSAKWTGKFEKRNHPSFYHACEPFVKAAFILAAAAALLLYSFHIFNYSRTILFAPVALLPLLEAPVVLIWHRVRSVEQPADEEDIESAQGIQRFLEETALEVSAADSFSESARSKLGEYILVSHPALHALIERRCKLDTIAVEGLEVMDTRTSFNVHTLENQSLQMFVNLHRVNDFRRLNYYFLEVHQKLVKGGYFIGLMDTVDAAMLRLQKKYPKYMAYALYGLDFFWRRMMPKIPGLNKIYFSISRGRRRLFSKAELLGRLYFCGFRVLAAENHEGQLYYVAQKDKKLKHAQDPSYGMLIRLPRVGFQGRPILLYKLRTMHPYSEFIQAYVYNHHKLDNGGKLKDDFRVAAWGRLLRKLWLDELPQLINWMHGDLKIVGARALSPHYFSLYPEDLQALRIQFKPGLIPPYYADLPQSLEEIQESERRYFAAKLAHPFKTDWIYFFKAMYNILVKRARSK; from the coding sequence ATGCTGTTTTTCGTACAGGTTTTACAGCCGGCAGTTGCGGCTGCCAGGCAAAACTGGAGGGTGATGAGTCCGCGCAAACTGGCATTTTTTGATGGGCTGCTGCTGAATGTGCTCTTTCTGGCCATCCACTTTTTCGTCACCGGCACTCTGCGCCTGCCAACTGTTTATTTTAAACTGCTACTGCTACTTAACAGCGCCTGGCTCTTTTTTTCCTTGCTGGAACACAAGTTTTCGCTGCGCCATATCCATTCATTTGCTGAACTGGCGTTCAAACTCGTTCAAATTACCCTGCTCATGCTGCTCGCCGTCTCGCTGCTGCTGACTATTCAGGACGCCCGCGATTTCAACCGGCTCTATATCCTCGGCACCTTCGCCGGCTTATTGCTTGGCGAGTTGTTCATCGTCGGCCTCAATTATCCCCGGGTTTATGCGGGCATGCTGCAGGCGGCGGAGCAGGCGCCGGCGCGCATGCGCTACCCCTATTCCATCCCCCTGATCTTTCTCGACCTGCTGCTCTTTATCCTGCTCTTCCTGTTTGTCTATTTTTTCAAGTATTCTACCTTCGAGCTGGAGCTGCGGCACTGGCAGCTCTTTGGCATCATGACCGGCATGTGGGTGCTCAGTGCCAAATGGACCGGGAAATTCGAGAAACGCAATCACCCCAGCTTTTATCACGCCTGCGAGCCCTTTGTCAAGGCCGCCTTCATCCTGGCCGCCGCGGCGGCGCTGCTGCTATATTCCTTCCATATCTTTAATTACTCACGCACCATCCTTTTCGCTCCGGTGGCCTTGCTGCCGCTTTTGGAGGCCCCGGTGGTGCTGATCTGGCACCGCGTCCGCTCGGTGGAACAGCCGGCGGACGAGGAGGATATCGAGAGCGCCCAGGGCATCCAGCGCTTCCTCGAGGAGACGGCCCTGGAGGTCAGTGCAGCGGATTCCTTCAGCGAATCGGCGCGCAGCAAGCTGGGCGAGTATATCCTCGTCAGCCATCCGGCCCTGCATGCCCTGATCGAACGGCGCTGCAAACTGGACACTATCGCGGTCGAAGGCCTGGAGGTGATGGATACCCGCACCTCCTTCAACGTCCATACCCTCGAAAACCAGTCGCTGCAGATGTTCGTCAACCTCCACCGCGTCAACGATTTCCGACGGCTCAATTACTATTTCCTCGAGGTGCATCAAAAACTGGTCAAGGGCGGCTATTTTATCGGCCTCATGGACACGGTCGATGCCGCCATGCTGCGGCTGCAGAAGAAATATCCCAAATATATGGCCTATGCCCTCTACGGTCTCGATTTTTTCTGGCGGCGGATGATGCCCAAGATCCCCGGCCTCAACAAGATCTATTTCTCCATCTCGCGCGGCCGGCGCCGCCTCTTCTCCAAGGCGGAACTGCTCGGCCGCCTCTATTTCTGCGGTTTCCGGGTGCTGGCCGCCGAGAATCATGAGGGCCAGCTCTATTATGTGGCGCAAAAGGACAAGAAACTGAAACATGCCCAGGATCCCTCCTACGGCATGCTGATCCGGCTGCCGCGTGTCGGCTTTCAGGGGCGGCCTATCCTGCTTTACAAACTGCGCACCATGCACCCCTATTCCGAATTCATCCAGGCCTATGTTTACAACCATCACAAGCTCGACAACGGGGGCAAGCTCAAGGACGATTTCCGCGTCGCTGCCTGGGGCAGGCTGCTGCGCAAGCTCTGGCTCGACGAGCTGCCGCAATTGATCAACTGGATGCACGGGGACCTCAAGATCGTGGGTGCGCGCGCCCTCTCGCCGCACTATTTCAGCCTCTATCCCGAGGATCTGCAGGCGCTGCGCATCCAGTTCAAGCCGGGGCTCATCCCGCCTTACTATGCCGACCTGCCACAGAGCCTGGAGGAGATCCAGGAGTCCGAACGGCGCTATTTCGCGGCCAAGCTGGCCCATCCCTTCAAAACGGACTGGATCTATTTCTTCAAGGCGATGTATAATATTCTCGTCAAACGGGCGAGAAGCAAGTAA
- a CDS encoding polysaccharide biosynthesis tyrosine autokinase, whose amino-acid sequence MPPEDAATAKEWELRDYLDLALRRKTVILIAFILTFLITAAYQLTRTPVYSAFTSFIIDESASSSGVGSERYNPYAYWMERGKPIEYYQAIMGSQVYQVKIRERAGRDADLLGTPGVTREQIDRAIASISLGMDEESKLMTISVQAFHPLVAFKVAQIATDVFRERNQEIDVESAQDVVRFIDKQRQEAQDRLEEAERALQQYSGAGQVVFIGDDGGMMSKVAQVESILEQAETERRLAESNYASYTMQLEAAGKQGSLQSAESFPEVADLRKRLDQLEDQRNALAVAPQADSLAAAELDRKIDSVKAELRRAILAHSTEAMPTEDRKTDEMRSMLTQKVVAEQINLSSTRNRERFYNNLLEEYRRQSPERLEKTMELARLRRTQAVHQNLLNYLVERHEEAKIKAATGAGGLRIVNPAALPERPNSRNLPRTLLIGAMLGLGLGFGLAMLQEYLDQTVRTRQDLERLTGVQVVGQIPLAIKLNGNNGHTPRTGRVRAMLEKQSKKRMDGQGETPYYPLINKYDPHAPFAEAFRSLRTDLQFFSIDKPLNKLLVTSSIPGEGKTLVTANLAISHAELGHKVVILDADIRKPKQPTVFGVDRKPGFTDYFMDLVPYESIVRHLPVRGLDLIPSGTVPPNVGEVLNSQKMADLVERLEAEYDFVLVDAPPVLSISDAKALSRIVENLLLVFRFAKTEKHYVREVVANLRNIKATIIGFVFNGIELGSGKGYYKYYYYSEYREKLDTPRVVESAQVN is encoded by the coding sequence ATGCCTCCTGAAGATGCTGCCACGGCAAAAGAATGGGAACTGCGCGACTATCTCGATCTTGCCCTCCGGCGCAAAACGGTGATTCTTATAGCCTTCATCCTGACCTTTCTGATCACGGCGGCCTATCAGCTTACGCGGACGCCGGTCTACAGCGCCTTCACCTCATTTATCATCGACGAGTCCGCCAGCAGCTCCGGCGTCGGCTCGGAGCGCTATAATCCCTATGCCTACTGGATGGAACGGGGCAAACCGATCGAATACTACCAGGCGATCATGGGGAGCCAGGTCTATCAGGTCAAAATCAGGGAGCGGGCCGGCCGCGATGCCGATCTCCTTGGCACGCCCGGCGTCACCCGTGAGCAGATCGACCGCGCTATCGCCAGCATCAGCCTGGGGATGGATGAAGAATCCAAGTTGATGACCATCTCCGTGCAGGCGTTCCATCCGCTCGTGGCCTTTAAAGTGGCGCAGATCGCCACCGATGTCTTCCGCGAGCGCAACCAGGAGATCGATGTCGAAAGCGCCCAGGACGTAGTGCGCTTCATCGACAAACAGCGCCAGGAGGCCCAGGACCGCCTCGAGGAAGCGGAGCGCGCCCTGCAGCAGTACAGCGGCGCCGGCCAGGTGGTCTTTATCGGCGACGACGGCGGCATGATGAGCAAGGTCGCCCAGGTGGAGTCCATCCTGGAACAGGCCGAAACCGAGCGCCGCCTGGCGGAGAGCAATTACGCTTCCTACACCATGCAGCTGGAGGCTGCGGGAAAACAAGGCAGCCTGCAGTCGGCCGAATCGTTCCCCGAGGTGGCCGACCTGCGGAAACGCCTCGATCAGCTCGAGGACCAGCGCAATGCCCTGGCGGTCGCGCCTCAGGCGGACAGCCTTGCCGCGGCGGAACTGGACCGCAAGATCGATAGCGTCAAGGCCGAGCTGCGCCGCGCTATCCTCGCCCATTCGACCGAGGCGATGCCGACCGAAGACCGGAAGACCGATGAGATGCGCTCGATGCTGACGCAGAAAGTGGTTGCCGAGCAGATCAACCTCAGCTCGACCCGCAACCGCGAGCGCTTTTATAACAACCTGCTCGAGGAGTACCGCCGCCAGAGTCCGGAGCGGCTCGAAAAGACGATGGAGCTGGCGCGGCTGCGCCGCACCCAGGCGGTCCACCAGAATCTTCTGAATTATCTCGTCGAGCGTCATGAAGAGGCCAAGATCAAGGCGGCGACCGGCGCCGGCGGCCTCCGTATTGTCAATCCGGCGGCCCTGCCCGAGCGGCCGAACTCTCGCAATCTGCCGCGCACCCTGCTGATCGGAGCGATGCTGGGCCTGGGGCTGGGATTCGGTCTCGCCATGCTGCAGGAGTATCTCGACCAGACCGTGCGCACGCGGCAGGATCTCGAGCGGCTCACGGGGGTGCAGGTTGTCGGCCAGATCCCGCTGGCCATCAAACTGAACGGCAACAACGGCCACACGCCCCGCACCGGCAGGGTCCGAGCCATGCTCGAAAAGCAGAGCAAAAAGCGGATGGATGGCCAGGGGGAAACGCCCTATTATCCCCTGATCAACAAATATGATCCGCATGCACCCTTTGCCGAGGCTTTCCGCAGCCTGCGCACGGATCTGCAATTCTTCAGCATCGACAAGCCGCTCAACAAGCTGCTGGTCACCAGCTCGATCCCCGGCGAGGGCAAGACCCTGGTGACCGCCAATCTGGCCATCTCCCATGCGGAGCTGGGCCACAAGGTGGTGATCCTGGATGCTGATATCCGCAAGCCCAAGCAGCCCACGGTCTTCGGCGTCGATCGCAAGCCGGGTTTCACCGATTATTTTATGGATCTGGTGCCTTACGAGAGCATTGTCCGCCATCTGCCGGTGCGCGGCCTCGATCTGATCCCCTCGGGCACCGTCCCGCCCAATGTCGGTGAGGTGCTCAACAGCCAAAAGATGGCCGATCTGGTCGAACGGCTGGAGGCGGAATACGATTTTGTCCTGGTCGATGCGCCGCCGGTGCTCAGCATCAGTGATGCCAAGGCGCTCTCGCGTATCGTCGAGAACCTGCTCCTTGTTTTCCGTTTCGCCAAAACCGAAAAGCATTATGTGCGCGAGGTGGTGGCCAATCTGCGAAACATCAAAGCCACGATTATCGGCTTTGTCTTCAACGGCATCGAGCTGGGCAGTGGCAAGGGGTATTACAAATACTACTATTACTCCGAGTACCGGGAAAAACTCGACACGCCGCGGGTTGTAGAATCGGCGCAGGTGAACTGA
- a CDS encoding radical SAM protein: MTERCNNACIHCCINQPEHDAELAAREMDTAFVKYLLRQAADLGAISVRFTGGEPLLRSDFTELYLFARRLGMQVTLFTNGRLITPELAQLLAIIPPGKPVEVTVYGMHPESYDAVAACRGAFAEFWRGIGLLQEYGIRFTVKQSLLPPNRGERAEFETWAATLPEMKQLSGYSMNFELRGRRDHPAKNRLIESFRLTPEETVALLAERPGYIDEMRQFCSKFMAPPGELVFQCGAGKGVMVDAYGKAQMCMGLRHPDYVYDLYQTAQAEAAGISPLKFALTHVFPEWREMKAAHPEYLSRCARCFLKGLCEQCPARSWQEHGTLDTPVEYLCNVAHAQARHLGLLAAGEKAWEVKNWRERIARFSSREAGKVFKMELNEKRINDGNRSQFEQHLYAVGRYRGAGDRRRVDHHPSCRRNRRYGG; this comes from the coding sequence TTGACTGAACGCTGCAACAACGCCTGCATCCACTGCTGTATCAATCAGCCCGAGCACGACGCAGAATTGGCGGCCCGGGAGATGGATACGGCGTTTGTCAAGTATCTGTTGAGGCAGGCAGCTGATTTAGGTGCGATTTCTGTTCGCTTTACCGGCGGAGAGCCTTTATTGCGCAGTGATTTCACCGAGCTCTATCTCTTCGCCAGACGTTTGGGGATGCAGGTGACGCTCTTTACCAACGGCCGGCTTATCACTCCGGAACTGGCGCAGCTGCTGGCGATCATTCCGCCCGGCAAGCCGGTGGAGGTGACGGTCTATGGCATGCACCCGGAATCCTACGACGCCGTGGCTGCCTGTCGAGGCGCTTTCGCGGAATTTTGGCGCGGCATCGGCCTGTTGCAAGAGTATGGCATTCGTTTCACGGTCAAACAGAGTCTGCTGCCGCCCAACCGGGGCGAGAGAGCGGAATTCGAAACCTGGGCCGCGACGCTGCCGGAAATGAAACAGCTGTCCGGATACAGCATGAATTTCGAGCTGCGCGGCCGCCGCGATCATCCGGCCAAAAACCGGCTCATCGAATCGTTCCGTCTCACGCCGGAGGAGACGGTGGCCCTGCTGGCGGAGCGTCCGGGATATATCGATGAGATGCGCCAGTTCTGCAGCAAATTCATGGCTCCCCCAGGAGAACTGGTTTTTCAGTGCGGTGCAGGCAAGGGCGTCATGGTGGATGCTTATGGCAAAGCCCAGATGTGTATGGGGCTGCGCCACCCGGATTATGTCTACGATTTGTACCAAACCGCTCAAGCGGAGGCTGCTGGCATATCACCACTGAAATTTGCATTGACACATGTTTTTCCTGAATGGCGCGAAATGAAGGCAGCCCACCCGGAGTATCTGAGCCGTTGCGCCCGTTGTTTTCTCAAGGGGCTGTGCGAACAGTGTCCCGCGCGTTCATGGCAGGAGCATGGTACGCTGGATACGCCGGTTGAGTATCTTTGCAATGTCGCTCATGCACAGGCTCGGCACCTGGGCCTCCTTGCAGCTGGCGAAAAAGCCTGGGAAGTAAAAAACTGGCGCGAGCGCATCGCCCGGTTCAGCAGCAGAGAAGCAGGTAAAGTTTTCAAAATGGAACTTAATGAAAAAAGGATAAATGATGGAAACCGCTCTCAATTTGAACAGCATCTGTACGCCGTCGGAAGATATCGTGGCGCGGGAGATCGAAGGCGAGTTGATCATCATCCCTCTTGCCGCCGGAATCGGCGATATGGAGGATGA
- a CDS encoding PqqD family protein, with translation MIIIPLAAGIGDMEDELYTLNETGKVIWGRMDGSATLGQIAAALADEYNAPLNEIEQDVLGLVNEMVRRKIIHAKS, from the coding sequence TTGATCATCATCCCTCTTGCCGCCGGAATCGGCGATATGGAGGATGAGCTATATACCCTGAACGAAACCGGCAAGGTGATCTGGGGCCGCATGGATGGGAGTGCAACGCTCGGGCAGATCGCAGCAGCATTGGCCGATGAGTACAATGCGCCCTTGAATGAGATCGAGCAGGACGTGTTGGGATTGGTCAACGAAATGGTTCGACGGAAAATTATCCATGCAAAATCATAA
- a CDS encoding GNAT family N-acetyltransferase, with translation MRLGKIAKGMLRRLQDRAIYRSLWRKLAPQLTLREASDRDLLLVHQWLNGTRDFELQRSPNLTEWVALYRGHIVGFVQLIRYPQDNELYQGYWLFSMNVKPLRRGMGIGSALTRTVINRACDESAPFLDLLVFEDNLRAIRLYAKMGFEPCIIPALEPSLEKEREVYGRRRLVMRKVF, from the coding sequence ATGCGCCTGGGCAAGATTGCAAAGGGGATGCTGCGCCGGTTGCAGGACAGGGCGATCTATCGTTCTCTTTGGCGAAAGCTTGCCCCTCAACTCACGCTCCGAGAGGCATCAGACAGAGATTTGCTCCTCGTTCATCAATGGCTTAACGGCACCAGGGATTTCGAGCTGCAGCGCTCCCCGAACTTGACCGAATGGGTGGCTCTTTATCGTGGTCACATTGTTGGCTTTGTCCAACTGATTCGTTATCCGCAGGATAATGAACTTTATCAGGGGTATTGGCTTTTCAGCATGAATGTCAAACCGCTCCGGCGCGGAATGGGAATTGGCAGTGCATTAACACGAACCGTAATAAATCGTGCTTGCGATGAAAGTGCGCCTTTTCTGGATTTGCTGGTTTTCGAGGATAATCTGCGCGCAATCAGGCTCTACGCCAAAATGGGATTTGAGCCCTGCATAATCCCGGCGCTAGAGCCCTCACTTGAAAAGGAACGGGAAGTATATGGCCGACGCCGGCTGGTGATGCGGAAAGTATTCTGA
- a CDS encoding radical SAM protein, producing the protein MTHTSSIEIQDFALWQKLEAKRALFSFDLDLTARCNLNCRHCYINLPAGDEAARAKELSLEEIGRIADQAIELGALWCLLTGGEPLLRPDFPDIYLMLKRKGLLISLFTNATLVRPEHIALFTKYPPRDIEVTIYGASAATYERVTRRPGAFAQFITGLDALFAAGIRVRLKAMALRSNLEDMEAIAAFGRSRTKDYYRFDPQLHLRYDRDPVRNEEIRAERLTPADVTDMERADAERFGSLLKGCDELINEAFTHAGCDHLFHCGAGNGSCSIGYDGTFRLCQSLWAPGTTANLREVPLRQAWEELVPRVRDLRSRDPQFLQSCRACAIVNLCLWCPAHAHLETGRMDGETPFFCAVAHARAQALQSAIFDEK; encoded by the coding sequence ATGACCCATACGTCATCGATAGAGATTCAGGATTTCGCTCTTTGGCAAAAACTCGAGGCCAAACGCGCCCTCTTCAGCTTTGACCTGGACCTGACCGCCCGCTGCAACCTCAACTGCCGCCACTGCTATATCAACCTGCCGGCGGGAGATGAAGCGGCCCGGGCGAAGGAACTCTCCCTGGAGGAGATCGGCCGCATCGCCGATCAGGCGATCGAACTCGGCGCGCTTTGGTGCCTGCTCACCGGCGGCGAGCCGCTGCTGCGGCCTGATTTCCCCGACATCTACCTCATGCTCAAGCGCAAGGGGCTGCTGATCTCGCTCTTTACCAATGCGACCCTGGTGCGGCCGGAGCACATCGCGCTGTTCACAAAGTACCCGCCACGCGATATCGAGGTGACCATCTATGGGGCCTCAGCCGCAACCTATGAGCGCGTCACCCGCCGGCCAGGCGCCTTTGCACAGTTCATCACCGGCCTCGACGCCCTTTTCGCGGCCGGCATCAGGGTGCGCCTTAAGGCGATGGCCCTGCGCTCCAATCTTGAGGATATGGAGGCGATCGCCGCCTTCGGCCGCAGCCGCACCAAGGATTACTATCGCTTCGATCCCCAGCTGCACCTGCGCTATGACCGCGATCCGGTGCGCAACGAGGAGATCAGGGCGGAGCGGCTCACCCCCGCAGATGTGACGGACATGGAGAGGGCCGACGCTGAGCGCTTCGGTTCGTTGCTGAAGGGCTGCGATGAGCTGATAAACGAAGCTTTCACCCATGCCGGCTGCGACCATCTTTTTCACTGCGGCGCCGGCAACGGCAGCTGCAGCATCGGCTATGACGGAACCTTCCGCCTCTGCCAGTCGCTCTGGGCGCCGGGCACCACGGCCAACTTGCGCGAGGTGCCGCTGCGTCAGGCCTGGGAGGAACTGGTGCCGCGCGTGCGCGACCTGCGTTCCCGGGATCCGCAGTTCCTGCAAAGCTGCCGTGCATGTGCGATCGTGAATCTCTGTCTGTGGTGCCCGGCCCACGCCCATCTCGAGACCGGGCGGATGGACGGAGAAACCCCCTTCTTTTGCGCCGTCGCTCATGCCAGAGCGCAAGCGCTACAAAGCGCAATATTTGACGAAAAGTGA
- a CDS encoding YjbH domain-containing protein has translation MTIRRILGLFFVIMAGAAPAQSGEFGDLYARLARHGFENLRIAATADSGLAIAFENRVYRHDLKAVGEMLKLAGQADSTWQRLYIIPCSRGVARGQIMVLRAAYRAFMDGSMDAPAFSRTLVIGEATQQPEAAVQAWQNRSFFKLDLNVTFGHQIQLGQYDDRVKLYGQVQPGLRSQLWHGTLVQAEAFIPVFDEIGVYDTGARLGRLSVSQLLRLPRDSYLALQGGIFMPERWGFSGETAKFWLGRRVLTGIKLDYTGFFYHSEGTWYYSNMDSLTYKVYAQYFLPSLDMMVGIDYSKYLIGDKGPCFTLRRTFSETDIELYYAVTNLDRFGGVRFRFPLPTQQRMRPARVRLTWPSQYGMSYQATSEATRYEGVLQTGLSVDPGFAISEFVKPLTPAHVLANIKGWREGDDTANE, from the coding sequence ATGACGATCCGACGCATCCTTGGCTTGTTCTTTGTCATCATGGCCGGAGCCGCACCGGCGCAGAGCGGCGAGTTCGGTGATCTCTATGCCCGCCTCGCGCGTCACGGTTTCGAGAATCTGCGCATCGCCGCCACGGCCGACAGCGGTCTGGCCATCGCCTTTGAGAACCGTGTTTACCGCCACGATCTCAAGGCCGTCGGCGAGATGCTAAAGCTGGCCGGCCAGGCCGATTCAACCTGGCAGCGCCTGTACATCATCCCCTGCAGCCGCGGCGTCGCACGCGGTCAGATTATGGTGCTGCGCGCCGCCTACCGCGCCTTCATGGACGGCTCGATGGATGCCCCGGCTTTCAGCCGGACGCTGGTCATCGGCGAAGCGACGCAACAGCCGGAAGCGGCGGTGCAGGCCTGGCAGAACCGCTCCTTTTTCAAGCTGGATCTCAATGTGACCTTCGGCCACCAGATCCAGCTTGGGCAGTATGACGACCGCGTCAAGCTCTACGGCCAGGTCCAGCCCGGACTGCGCAGCCAGCTATGGCACGGCACCCTGGTCCAGGCGGAGGCCTTTATCCCGGTCTTTGACGAGATCGGCGTCTATGATACCGGCGCCCGGCTCGGCCGGCTCAGCGTCAGTCAGCTCTTACGCCTGCCGCGCGACAGTTATCTGGCCCTTCAGGGCGGGATCTTTATGCCGGAGCGCTGGGGCTTCTCGGGTGAGACCGCAAAATTCTGGCTGGGCCGCAGGGTCCTGACCGGCATCAAATTGGACTATACCGGCTTTTTCTACCATAGCGAGGGCACGTGGTATTACTCGAACATGGACAGCCTGACCTATAAAGTCTATGCGCAGTATTTTCTCCCCAGCCTGGATATGATGGTGGGGATCGATTACAGCAAATATCTGATCGGCGACAAGGGACCCTGCTTCACCCTGCGCCGGACGTTCTCTGAAACCGATATCGAACTGTATTATGCAGTCACCAATCTCGACCGCTTCGGCGGCGTGCGCTTCCGTTTTCCCCTGCCGACGCAGCAGCGGATGCGTCCCGCCCGGGTGCGCCTGACCTGGCCCAGCCAGTACGGCATGAGCTACCAGGCCACCAGCGAAGCGACGCGCTACGAGGGGGTGCTGCAAACCGGGCTCAGCGTGGATCCGGGTTTTGCTATCAGCGAGTTCGTCAAACCGCTCACTCCGGCGCATGTCCTGGCCAATATCAAGGGGTGGCGCGAGGGGGATGACACGGCCAATGAATGA
- a CDS encoding YjbH domain-containing protein, with protein MILWVGFLLLIAPGLCPGVLFAQNASVFGYSGLMLVPVADLAPDGEITAGISRIPILYANWFPNRRTVMWGRIGFLPFLEAGGMFVRPDHYTWGFGDRSVYLKLQILREHGRWPSLTLGAQDFFALKALHWETATAQHFGALYLVASRHTTLRGVPLHLHLGYGPDWLVARTKMLTGLFGGVTWSPQRMVTLLAEYDAKSLNAGVRLHPARFLQLQWAWWQLRVVTATLALSVQLQ; from the coding sequence GTGATTTTATGGGTTGGTTTCCTCCTGCTCATAGCGCCCGGACTCTGTCCGGGCGTTCTTTTTGCCCAGAATGCCTCGGTCTTTGGTTACAGCGGATTGATGCTGGTCCCGGTGGCGGATCTTGCCCCGGATGGCGAGATCACCGCAGGGATCAGCCGCATCCCGATCCTCTATGCGAACTGGTTTCCCAACCGGCGAACGGTGATGTGGGGGCGGATCGGCTTTCTGCCCTTTCTCGAGGCGGGGGGGATGTTCGTTCGGCCGGATCATTACACCTGGGGCTTTGGTGACCGTTCGGTCTATCTCAAGCTGCAGATTCTGCGCGAGCACGGGCGCTGGCCGTCGCTGACGCTGGGCGCACAGGATTTTTTTGCCCTGAAGGCCTTGCATTGGGAGACCGCGACGGCGCAGCATTTCGGCGCGCTTTATCTGGTGGCTTCCAGGCATACGACCCTGCGCGGCGTGCCGCTGCATCTCCATCTCGGCTACGGGCCGGACTGGCTGGTGGCGCGCACCAAAATGCTCACCGGGCTTTTCGGCGGGGTGACCTGGTCGCCGCAGCGGATGGTGACGCTGCTGGCCGAGTATGATGCGAAGTCGCTCAACGCCGGCGTGCGGTTGCACCCGGCGCGGTTCCTGCAGCTGCAGTGGGCCTGGTGGCAGCTGCGGGTGGTGACGGCGACCCTGGCGCTCTCGGTTCAGCTTCAGTAA